One Oscillatoria salina IIICB1 genomic region harbors:
- the eboC gene encoding UbiA-like protein EboC (EboC, a homolog the polyprenyltransferase UbiA, belongs to system of proteins involved in the trafficking of precursor metabolites to an extracytoplasmic compartment so that the biosynthesis of certain natural products, such as scytonemin, can be completed.) — protein sequence MKAASLTTNRWWAYLQLMRPANIVTAWADILVGFAASGSAIIFPQIINQETTIASLLPLGWLLLATTGLYGGGVVFNDVFDAELDAKERPERPIPSDRASLTGAIILGSLLLVMGIVAAVQVSLISAGLAAFIALAALFYDAVAKHHVFFGPLNMGLCRGANLLLGVSVVNTMLTERWYLAFIPIVYIAAITAISQGEVTGGKKITGYVALGLIFWVISSILLLGLLPNYQSLVALPFAAFLAGRIIPPFFQAAREPIPEKIRTAVMAGVLSLIVLDAAVAAGFTNSFYGLAVLILLPISLGLAKLFSVT from the coding sequence ATGAAAGCAGCAAGTTTAACAACTAATCGTTGGTGGGCATATTTACAATTAATGCGCCCTGCTAATATTGTGACTGCTTGGGCAGATATTTTAGTTGGTTTTGCTGCTTCGGGATCGGCAATTATTTTTCCTCAAATTATTAACCAAGAAACCACAATTGCTAGTTTGTTACCTCTGGGTTGGTTACTGTTAGCAACTACGGGATTATATGGCGGCGGTGTGGTATTTAACGATGTTTTTGATGCCGAACTCGACGCAAAAGAACGTCCCGAAAGACCAATTCCTAGCGATCGCGCTTCTCTCACCGGTGCAATTATTTTGGGTAGTCTACTTTTAGTGATGGGAATTGTGGCTGCGGTGCAAGTTTCTTTAATTAGCGCAGGTTTAGCAGCTTTCATCGCTTTGGCTGCTTTATTTTACGATGCAGTTGCTAAACATCATGTTTTTTTCGGACCTTTAAATATGGGTTTGTGTCGCGGCGCTAATTTACTACTTGGTGTTAGTGTTGTCAATACAATGCTAACCGAAAGATGGTATTTAGCTTTCATTCCCATTGTCTATATTGCCGCAATTACTGCGATTAGTCAAGGAGAAGTAACAGGCGGAAAAAAAATTACCGGATATGTCGCTTTAGGCTTAATTTTTTGGGTAATTAGTAGTATTCTCTTATTAGGATTATTACCCAACTATCAGTCACTCGTCGCCCTGCCTTTTGCTGCATTTCTAGCAGGGCGAATTATACCTCCTTTTTTCCAAGCTGCCCGCGAACCAATCCCCGAAAAAATTCGCACCGCAGTGATGGCTGGAGTCTTATCTCTGATTGTGTTAGATGCCGCAGTTGCCGCCGGATTTACTAATTCTTTTTACGGTTTAGCAGTATTAATTTTATTACCGATTTCGCTCGGATTAGCAAAGCTTTTTTCAGTAACTTAA
- the eboE gene encoding metabolite traffic protein EboE, with protein MKIDENFHLTYCTNIHPGETWSEVLTNLKQYIPVLKNRLSPTQPFGIGLRLADAATRELLAGNNLAAFQSWLSGQNLYVFTLNGFPYGGFHQQVVKDKVYAPDWSKPERLDYTIRLVKILASLLPAGIDGGISTVPLSYKPWWQKEKYLGEIVLKESSLNLARLTAEMVRIRQETGKLLHLDLEPEPDGQIENTAEVIDYFQKNLLPIGGSFLAEKLAISPELAEQHLREHIRICYDTCHFAVEYEDPNRVFQRLEAAGIKIGKIQISAAIKVSLPAEAEGRKRIQQRLSPFAESTYLHQVIERLPDREFYHYQDLVTALPYLENTSAKEWRTHFHVPIFIADYHLLQSTQDDIVTVLNLLQDNPVCNHLEIETYTWDVLPAEIKIDLLASIEREYEWVLGVINSQKN; from the coding sequence ATGAAAATTGACGAAAACTTTCATTTAACTTATTGTACGAACATTCACCCAGGCGAAACTTGGTCAGAAGTTTTGACTAACCTCAAGCAATACATTCCTGTCCTTAAAAATCGACTTTCGCCAACACAACCATTTGGGATTGGTTTGCGGTTAGCAGATGCAGCCACACGAGAATTATTAGCAGGAAATAATCTCGCTGCATTTCAGTCGTGGCTGAGTGGACAAAACTTGTATGTTTTTACGTTAAATGGCTTTCCTTATGGCGGATTTCATCAACAAGTTGTTAAGGACAAAGTTTATGCGCCAGATTGGTCAAAACCAGAACGTTTAGACTATACTATTCGCTTAGTAAAAATTCTCGCTAGTCTCTTACCAGCAGGAATAGATGGCGGTATTTCTACTGTCCCTTTGTCTTATAAACCTTGGTGGCAAAAAGAAAAATATTTAGGCGAAATTGTCTTAAAAGAAAGCAGTTTAAATCTGGCAAGATTAACTGCGGAAATGGTACGCATCCGTCAAGAAACGGGAAAATTATTACATCTCGATTTGGAACCCGAACCCGATGGACAAATCGAAAATACGGCGGAAGTAATTGATTATTTTCAAAAGAATCTTTTGCCGATTGGAGGCTCATTTTTAGCTGAAAAATTAGCAATTTCCCCAGAATTAGCTGAACAACATTTACGGGAACACATTCGTATTTGCTACGATACTTGTCATTTTGCCGTAGAATACGAAGATCCCAACCGAGTTTTTCAGCGTTTAGAAGCTGCGGGAATTAAAATTGGTAAAATTCAAATTAGTGCGGCAATTAAAGTAAGTTTACCAGCAGAAGCTGAAGGAAGAAAAAGAATACAGCAACGGTTATCTCCTTTTGCCGAATCTACTTATTTGCATCAAGTAATCGAACGTTTACCTGATAGAGAATTTTACCACTATCAGGATTTAGTAACAGCCTTACCTTATCTGGAAAATACGTCAGCAAAAGAATGGCGGACTCATTTTCATGTGCCAATTTTTATTGCTGATTATCATCTTTTGCAATCTACCCAAGATGACATTGTAACTGTTTTGAATTTACTGCAAGATAATCCAGTTTGCAATCATTTGGAAATTGAAACTTATACTTGGGATGTTTTACCAGCAGAAATTAAAATAGATTTACTTGCATCAATTGAGAGAGAATATGAGTGGGTATTAGGAGTCATAAATTCGCAAAAAAATTAG
- a CDS encoding 2,3-bisphosphoglycerate-dependent phosphoglycerate mutase encodes MAKLILVRHGQSTWNAANRFSGWVDVPLNHQGRQEAMEAAKKVSPYQIDICFTSLLVRALETTAICLTEGEGSCRDKSPVFKHDADDPKWHGWDKYEGNKEEEIPIFLSQALDERYYGELQGYNKAKMAQKVGKETVHQWRRSYSTRPPGGESLEDTAARTIPFFQNRILPHLKEGDCVLVSAHGNSLRSIIMYLDKLSEAEVPNLELATGVPLVYDIDSEGEITDKMTLE; translated from the coding sequence ATGGCAAAGCTAATTTTAGTGCGTCACGGTCAAAGTACGTGGAATGCAGCTAACCGTTTTAGTGGCTGGGTGGACGTTCCTCTTAATCATCAAGGTCGCCAAGAAGCAATGGAAGCAGCGAAAAAAGTTAGTCCTTATCAAATCGATATTTGTTTTACAAGTTTGCTAGTGAGAGCATTAGAAACTACAGCCATTTGTTTGACCGAAGGCGAAGGTTCTTGTCGAGATAAAAGTCCCGTTTTTAAACACGATGCAGACGATCCCAAGTGGCATGGTTGGGATAAATATGAAGGGAATAAAGAAGAAGAAATACCGATCTTTCTTTCACAAGCTTTAGACGAACGTTACTATGGAGAATTGCAGGGATACAACAAAGCAAAAATGGCTCAAAAGGTAGGTAAAGAAACAGTGCATCAGTGGCGGCGATCGTATTCTACCAGACCTCCCGGTGGTGAAAGCCTCGAAGACACTGCCGCGAGGACGATTCCCTTTTTCCAAAATCGCATTTTACCCCACCTCAAAGAAGGAGATTGTGTGTTAGTATCCGCTCACGGGAACTCCCTGCGATCGATTATTATGTATTTGGATAAACTCTCCGAAGCAGAAGTACCCAACCTCGAACTCGCGACTGGAGTTCCCCTCGTTTACGACATTGACAGCGAAGGAGAAATTACTGATAAAATGACTTTAGAATAA
- the recG gene encoding ATP-dependent DNA helicase RecG — MTNSPDWARLHKALAVEAERGFTDLQGNQYRFSEFFELNFQQPPPEGTSSQKQRWRNFAIHFANYPQMTTQQRQNLLLQVRDFLKEFQQSLETPSLFSQPQQAVTTSIVAEVKSEDEVIKLDQLVSEIKNIGRTKSLLLQRLGLATVRDVLFYYPRQHIDYSRQVNISELEAGETVTIVGMVKRCECFTSPKNKKLTIFGLHIKDKTGQIKLNRFFNGTYFSNRGWQETHKRRYPVGAIVAASGLVKKNKYGLTLDKPEIEVLESPGASIDSLKIGRVLPVYPLTEGVDADVVRKAVIAALPAIKQLQDPLPKGLRSQYGLIGLQDAIANIHFPDNPEILAHARRRLVFDEFFFLQLGFLQRRQEQKQTQQSAILAPTGKLIDQFKKVLPFALTNAQKRVVSDILQDLESTTPMNRLVQGDVGSGKTVVAVFAILAAIQSGYQAALMAPTEVLAEQHYRKLVGWFNLLHLPVELLTGSTKVSKRREIHNQLETGELPLLVGTHALIQDPVNFQQLGLVVIDEQHRFGVQQRARLLAKGQSPHVLTMTATPIPRTLALTVHGDLDVSQIDELPPGRQPITTSVLTGKQRNNAYELIRREVAQGRQAYIVFPMIEESEKLDVRAAVEEQKRLQKSIFPNFEVGLLHGKMSSAEKDESLNKFRDNQMQIIVSTTVIEVGVDVPNATVMMIENAERFGLSQLHQLRGRVGRGSHNSYCLLMSSSKNPDARQRLTVLEQSQDGFFISEMDMRFRGPGEVLGSRQSGLPDFALASLVEDQEVLVLARDAAEKIMLADKNLPGMSSLKKELELRYQRMMAGREILT; from the coding sequence ATGACTAATTCACCAGATTGGGCGCGATTGCACAAAGCCCTGGCAGTCGAAGCAGAAAGGGGCTTTACTGACTTACAAGGGAATCAGTATCGCTTTAGCGAGTTTTTTGAGTTAAACTTCCAACAACCGCCTCCAGAAGGAACGTCAAGCCAAAAACAACGCTGGCGGAATTTTGCCATTCACTTTGCTAATTATCCGCAAATGACTACCCAACAACGGCAAAATCTGCTTTTGCAAGTACGTGATTTCCTCAAAGAGTTTCAGCAATCTCTAGAAACACCGTCTCTATTTTCTCAACCTCAACAAGCGGTTACTACTTCAATTGTGGCGGAAGTTAAGAGTGAAGATGAAGTTATCAAACTTGACCAACTTGTCAGCGAAATTAAAAATATTGGCAGAACAAAAAGTCTACTTTTGCAACGTTTAGGTTTAGCAACGGTGCGAGATGTTTTGTTTTACTATCCTCGCCAACATATTGATTATTCCCGTCAAGTTAATATTAGTGAATTGGAAGCAGGGGAAACGGTAACGATTGTGGGGATGGTAAAGCGCTGTGAGTGTTTTACTAGCCCGAAGAATAAGAAGTTAACAATTTTTGGACTGCATATTAAAGATAAAACTGGACAAATTAAGCTTAATCGTTTTTTTAATGGTACTTATTTCAGTAATCGCGGTTGGCAAGAAACTCATAAGCGTCGTTATCCGGTTGGCGCGATCGTTGCGGCTTCTGGGTTAGTAAAAAAGAATAAATATGGTTTAACCTTAGACAAGCCAGAAATTGAGGTTTTAGAGAGTCCTGGGGCAAGTATAGATTCTCTTAAAATTGGGCGGGTATTGCCTGTTTATCCTTTGACTGAAGGTGTGGATGCGGATGTGGTGAGAAAAGCAGTAATTGCTGCACTTCCGGCTATTAAACAGCTTCAAGATCCGCTACCAAAGGGTTTAAGAAGTCAGTATGGGTTAATTGGCTTGCAAGACGCGATCGCGAATATTCATTTCCCCGATAATCCGGAAATTCTCGCCCATGCACGACGACGTTTAGTTTTCGATGAATTCTTCTTTCTCCAGTTAGGATTTCTCCAACGTCGTCAAGAGCAAAAACAAACTCAACAAAGTGCTATTTTGGCTCCTACAGGTAAACTTATTGACCAATTTAAAAAAGTTTTGCCTTTTGCCTTGACAAATGCTCAAAAGCGTGTTGTTTCTGATATTTTACAAGACTTAGAATCAACTACACCGATGAATCGTCTTGTCCAAGGAGATGTCGGTTCCGGGAAAACTGTTGTCGCCGTTTTTGCTATTTTAGCAGCGATTCAATCTGGTTATCAAGCTGCTTTAATGGCTCCAACTGAAGTATTAGCCGAACAACATTATCGGAAGTTAGTTGGTTGGTTTAATTTACTCCATTTACCAGTAGAATTACTCACAGGTTCGACAAAAGTTTCTAAACGTCGCGAAATTCATAATCAATTAGAAACTGGCGAACTACCTTTATTAGTAGGAACTCATGCTTTAATTCAAGATCCAGTTAACTTTCAACAACTTGGTTTAGTTGTTATTGACGAACAACATCGTTTTGGCGTCCAACAACGAGCGCGTTTGCTAGCAAAAGGACAATCTCCTCATGTTTTAACCATGACTGCAACTCCTATCCCTCGGACATTAGCGTTAACCGTCCACGGCGATTTGGATGTTTCCCAAATTGACGAATTACCACCAGGAAGACAGCCAATTACTACCTCAGTTTTAACGGGCAAACAACGCAATAATGCTTATGAATTAATTCGGCGAGAAGTAGCCCAAGGAAGACAAGCTTATATTGTTTTTCCCATGATTGAAGAGTCAGAAAAATTAGACGTTCGGGCGGCTGTAGAAGAACAAAAACGATTGCAAAAAAGTATTTTTCCTAACTTTGAAGTGGGTTTACTACATGGCAAAATGAGTTCGGCAGAAAAAGACGAATCACTGAATAAATTTCGCGATAATCAAATGCAAATTATTGTGTCAACAACGGTAATTGAAGTCGGAGTTGATGTACCAAATGCCACAGTCATGATGATTGAAAATGCCGAACGTTTTGGATTGTCACAATTGCATCAATTGCGCGGTCGAGTTGGGCGCGGTTCTCATAACTCTTATTGTTTGTTAATGAGTAGTAGTAAAAATCCCGATGCGCGTCAGCGTTTAACAGTTTTGGAACAATCCCAAGATGGCTTTTTTATCTCAGAAATGGATATGCGTTTCCGAGGTCCGGGAGAAGTGTTAGGTAGTCGTCAGTCAGGGTTGCCAGATTTTGCTTTAGCAAGTTTAGTTGAAGACCAAGAAGTGTTAGTCTTAGCGAGAGATGCGGCGGAAAAAATTATGCTTGCGGATAAAAATTTACCAGGGATGTCTTCGTTGAAAAAAGAGTTAGAGTTGCGCTATCAAAGAATGATGGCAGGTAGGGAAATTTTAACTTAA
- a CDS encoding TatD family hydrolase, whose protein sequence is MANDNLIFIDPHIHMTSRTTYDYLIMREYGIVAVIEPSFWLGQPRTTLGSFKDYFSTLVGWERFRASQFGIKHYCTIGLNPKEANNAELAEQVMELLPLYACKEGVVAIGEIGYDDMTETEDKYFRQQLELAKELDTLVLIHTPHRNKKAGASRSMDRCLEHGLDPSQVIIDHNNEETVEEVLNRGFWAAFTIYPMTKMGNARMVEVVRKYGKNRIIVDSSADWGVSDPLAVPKTAKLMLEKGIPEDQVRAVCYENALAAYSQTGQMQASDWSEAAKADQSQLYDGNSVLRGQKPGIESVNDFLVIE, encoded by the coding sequence ATGGCAAACGATAACCTAATTTTTATCGATCCCCATATTCACATGACTTCTCGCACTACTTATGATTACTTAATCATGCGAGAATATGGCATTGTGGCGGTCATTGAACCTTCTTTCTGGTTAGGACAACCGCGCACTACTTTAGGTAGTTTCAAGGATTACTTTAGCACTTTGGTTGGTTGGGAACGCTTTCGGGCGAGTCAGTTTGGCATCAAACATTATTGCACAATCGGCTTGAACCCCAAAGAAGCTAACAATGCTGAATTAGCCGAACAAGTCATGGAACTGCTGCCGCTTTATGCTTGTAAAGAAGGAGTAGTGGCGATCGGTGAAATTGGTTACGATGACATGACGGAAACTGAAGATAAATATTTTCGTCAGCAACTCGAACTCGCCAAAGAATTAGATACTTTAGTCTTAATTCATACACCCCATCGCAACAAAAAAGCTGGCGCGAGTCGCAGTATGGATCGCTGTTTAGAACATGGTTTAGATCCCTCCCAAGTTATTATCGACCACAACAACGAAGAAACTGTTGAAGAAGTTTTAAATCGGGGTTTTTGGGCAGCTTTTACTATTTATCCCATGACCAAAATGGGCAACGCCCGAATGGTTGAAGTTGTACGGAAATACGGCAAAAATCGCATCATTGTTGATAGTAGTGCCGACTGGGGAGTAAGCGATCCTTTAGCTGTCCCGAAAACCGCCAAATTAATGTTAGAAAAAGGCATTCCCGAAGACCAAGTTCGCGCTGTTTGCTATGAAAATGCCCTCGCTGCATACAGTCAAACCGGACAAATGCAAGCATCAGATTGGAGTGAAGCAGCGAAAGCCGATCAATCTCAATTATACGATGGTAATTCGGTTTTACGCGGACAAAAACCTGGTATCGAATCAGTTAACGACTTTTTAGTTATTGAATAG
- a CDS encoding alkaline phosphatase family protein has translation MQKTVVINVVGLTPSLLGKYTPRLSRWIEQGKMAAIKPVLPAVTCAAQATYLTGKMPNEHGIVGNGWYFRDECEVKFWRQSNKLVQSEKIWSMAKAIDPNFTCANVFWWYNMYSSVDYAITPRPMYPADGRKLPDIYTQPADIRPKIQAELGQFPLFNFWGPNTSIVSSQWIANSAKWIEERYNPTLTLIYLPHLDYCLQKIGTDAEKIGKDLREIDEVCGDLIDFYAAKNAQVILLSEYGISPVSKPVHLNRMLRENGLLAVREELGRELLDAGASVAFAVADHQLAHVYVNDSEYIPKVRSLLEATDGIAEVLDREGKQKYHLDHPRSGELVAIADSNAWFTYYYWLDDNSAPDFARTVDIHRKPGYDPVELFLDPQLKLPKVKIASKLLQKQLGFRYLMDVIPLDANLVQGSHGCVTNSPGESPLFVTQKPDLLASDVIEAKDVCGLLLQCLKGTTDEHR, from the coding sequence ATGCAGAAAACAGTTGTTATTAATGTTGTTGGTTTAACTCCGAGTTTATTGGGTAAATATACACCGCGATTGTCTCGGTGGATTGAACAAGGAAAAATGGCTGCGATTAAGCCAGTTTTACCTGCGGTAACTTGTGCAGCCCAAGCGACGTATTTAACTGGAAAAATGCCCAATGAACATGGTATTGTTGGGAATGGGTGGTATTTCCGCGACGAGTGTGAAGTCAAGTTTTGGCGACAGTCGAATAAGTTAGTTCAAAGTGAGAAAATTTGGTCAATGGCGAAAGCAATTGACCCTAATTTTACTTGTGCTAATGTGTTTTGGTGGTACAATATGTATTCATCAGTGGATTATGCAATTACACCTCGACCAATGTATCCGGCTGATGGGAGAAAATTGCCGGATATTTACACGCAACCAGCAGATATTCGCCCTAAAATTCAGGCTGAGTTAGGTCAATTTCCCTTATTTAATTTTTGGGGTCCGAATACTTCAATTGTGTCGAGTCAATGGATTGCTAATTCGGCAAAATGGATCGAAGAAAGATATAATCCTACTTTAACTTTAATTTATTTACCTCATTTAGATTATTGTTTGCAGAAAATTGGTACTGATGCGGAAAAAATAGGAAAAGATTTACGAGAAATTGATGAAGTTTGTGGCGATTTAATTGATTTTTATGCAGCGAAAAATGCTCAAGTAATTTTACTTTCGGAATATGGGATTAGTCCGGTGTCGAAACCAGTACATTTGAACCGTATGCTGCGGGAAAACGGTTTGCTAGCGGTACGAGAAGAATTAGGAAGAGAATTGCTGGATGCAGGTGCGAGTGTAGCTTTTGCAGTCGCAGATCATCAGTTAGCCCATGTTTATGTGAATGATTCTGAGTATATCCCGAAAGTGCGATCGCTACTCGAAGCCACTGACGGAATTGCAGAAGTTTTAGACAGGGAAGGGAAACAAAAGTATCATTTAGATCATCCCAGATCTGGGGAATTAGTCGCGATCGCGGACTCAAATGCGTGGTTTACTTATTATTATTGGTTAGATGATAATTCTGCACCAGATTTTGCGAGAACTGTCGATATTCACCGTAAACCAGGTTACGATCCCGTCGAGTTATTTCTCGATCCCCAACTCAAGCTACCAAAAGTAAAAATTGCTAGTAAATTACTGCAAAAACAGCTTGGTTTTCGCTATTTAATGGATGTTATCCCTCTCGATGCTAATTTAGTCCAAGGTTCCCACGGTTGCGTGACAAATTCCCCAGGAGAAAGCCCTTTATTTGTGACTCAAAAGCCAGATTTATTAGCAAGTGATGTAATTGAAGCTAAGGATGTTTGCGGTTTATTGTTGCAATGTTTAAAAGGAACCACAGATGAACACAGATAA
- a CDS encoding GxxExxY protein translates to MGCGFLEKVYENALAHELRKTGLFVQQQQEIEVLYDGVVVGKYQADLLIEKVVLIELKAVKSLDNIHFAQCLNYLKATNLTICLLLNFGNPRVQYKRILHTPSNNIDNKN, encoded by the coding sequence ATGGGATGTGGATTTTTGGAGAAAGTTTATGAAAATGCTTTAGCACATGAATTACGCAAAACAGGTTTATTCGTTCAGCAACAACAGGAAATTGAAGTTTTATATGATGGTGTTGTTGTTGGCAAATACCAAGCTGATTTATTGATTGAAAAAGTAGTTTTGATCGAATTAAAAGCAGTCAAGTCACTAGATAATATTCATTTTGCCCAATGTTTAAACTACTTAAAAGCAACTAATTTAACTATTTGTTTGTTGCTTAATTTTGGTAATCCAAGAGTGCAATATAAACGCATTTTACACACACCTTCAAATAATATTGACAACAAAAATTAG
- a CDS encoding 3-dehydroquinate synthase, producing the protein MTLAIAKKKQFQIQPIQQQVRVTFNYGVHFTNGLFELDNSLLAQVITDDGERGPKRAIAVIDSGVFANHPNLPEQIFAYAKRYKNILKLSTEPIIVPGGEASKNDPKLIEKLHSVINEVGLCRHSYLLAIGGGAVLDMAGYAAATAHRGVRLIRIPTTVLSQNDSAVGVKNGINAFGKKNFLGSFAPPYAVLNDFDFLKTLDERDWRSGIAEAVKVALIKDKNFFDFISSNATALAQRDMETMEQLIYRCAQLHLDHIANSGDPFEMGSSRPLDFGHWAAHRLEYLTNYELRHGEAVAIGIALDSTYSYLLGWLSLAEWQQIIKTLTEIGFDLFVPELVEQIERPEHPRSVFKGLSEFQEHLGGELTITLLSKLGRGKEVSEVDLDLYQQAISFLQQIEYKLAS; encoded by the coding sequence ATGACACTTGCCATCGCTAAGAAAAAACAATTTCAGATTCAGCCAATTCAGCAACAAGTTCGCGTTACTTTTAACTACGGCGTACATTTCACCAACGGCTTATTTGAGTTAGATAATTCCTTATTAGCCCAAGTAATTACCGATGATGGAGAGAGAGGACCAAAACGCGCGATCGCCGTTATCGACTCTGGCGTATTTGCCAATCATCCTAACTTACCAGAGCAAATTTTTGCCTACGCCAAAAGGTATAAAAATATTCTCAAATTATCAACCGAACCAATTATAGTTCCCGGTGGCGAAGCCTCGAAAAACGACCCCAAACTAATCGAAAAACTGCATTCCGTAATTAACGAAGTCGGCTTATGTCGTCATTCTTACTTATTAGCGATCGGCGGTGGTGCAGTATTAGATATGGCAGGATATGCAGCCGCAACCGCCCACCGAGGTGTCAGATTGATTCGCATCCCCACCACAGTTTTATCGCAGAATGATTCCGCAGTCGGCGTAAAAAACGGGATTAATGCCTTTGGAAAAAAGAACTTCCTCGGTAGTTTTGCGCCCCCCTACGCCGTGTTAAACGACTTCGACTTTCTCAAAACCCTCGACGAGAGAGACTGGCGATCGGGCATAGCAGAAGCTGTTAAAGTTGCCTTAATTAAAGACAAGAATTTCTTTGATTTTATCAGCAGCAACGCCACAGCTTTAGCGCAGCGAGACATGGAAACAATGGAACAATTAATTTATCGTTGCGCTCAGTTACACTTAGATCATATTGCTAACAGTGGCGATCCTTTTGAAATGGGTTCCTCTCGTCCCCTCGACTTCGGACATTGGGCAGCCCATCGTCTAGAATATTTAACCAACTATGAATTGCGTCACGGCGAGGCAGTAGCGATCGGAATTGCTTTAGATAGTACCTATTCTTATTTGCTTGGTTGGCTTTCTTTAGCTGAGTGGCAGCAAATTATCAAGACACTAACTGAGATTGGATTTGACTTATTTGTCCCCGAATTAGTCGAACAAATTGAACGTCCCGAACATCCCCGTTCCGTCTTCAAAGGTTTGAGCGAATTTCAAGAACATTTAGGAGGAGAATTAACTATCACCCTGCTATCAAAATTGGGACGAGGAAAAGAAGTGAGCGAAGTTGATTTAGATTTATACCAACAAGCAATTTCGTTTCTACAACAAATCGAATACAAACTAGCAAGTTAA
- a CDS encoding EboA family metabolite traffic protein: MSTVTQVEIESVTQLLLDWLEFRASQEGLQWLEQKRQKIAEGAPERVFFTSFSAVPRYLGKADLNLTEEDLQAANKLRSGWFPGNWRVDEVGRTLLILALPSNSPEKYLLTLRKVFTTADEGELVALYQSLPLLPHPELHKGQASEGVRSNMTTVFNAVAQCNPYPADYFDKIAWNQMVLKALFVGSPLYLIYGLDDRANPELAKMLSDYAHERWAAGRTVSPELWRSVGLFIDERLAQDLEKVISDRDPVQQEAAALACSQSNSPAAQAILARHPQLKAAIAAGSLTWESFSQKHLTAS; this comes from the coding sequence ATGTCTACTGTAACTCAGGTCGAGATCGAAAGTGTTACTCAACTATTGCTAGACTGGTTAGAATTTCGCGCTAGTCAAGAAGGTTTACAATGGTTGGAACAAAAGCGGCAAAAAATTGCTGAAGGTGCGCCGGAAAGGGTATTTTTCACTTCTTTTAGTGCAGTACCTCGCTATTTGGGCAAAGCAGATTTAAACTTAACTGAGGAAGATTTACAAGCAGCAAATAAGTTACGATCGGGTTGGTTTCCGGGTAATTGGCGGGTGGATGAAGTTGGTCGTACTTTGCTGATTTTAGCTTTACCTAGTAATAGCCCGGAGAAATATTTGCTAACTCTCCGTAAAGTTTTTACTACTGCTGATGAAGGTGAGTTGGTGGCGCTTTATCAAAGTTTACCTTTATTACCTCATCCCGAATTGCACAAAGGACAGGCTTCTGAAGGTGTGCGTAGTAATATGACGACAGTATTTAATGCTGTAGCGCAATGCAATCCTTATCCAGCAGATTATTTCGATAAGATTGCCTGGAATCAAATGGTGTTAAAGGCTTTATTTGTCGGTAGTCCTTTGTACTTAATTTACGGACTTGACGATCGCGCGAATCCAGAGTTAGCGAAGATGTTGTCTGATTACGCTCACGAACGTTGGGCGGCTGGACGTACCGTATCGCCGGAGTTATGGCGATCTGTGGGGCTTTTTATTGATGAAAGATTAGCGCAGGATCTTGAAAAAGTAATTAGCGATCGCGATCCAGTTCAACAAGAAGCCGCCGCTTTAGCTTGTTCTCAGTCTAATTCGCCCGCAGCCCAAGCAATTTTAGCTCGTCATCCGCAATTAAAAGCGGCGATCGCTGCTGGATCTCTCACTTGGGAAAGTTTTAGCCAAAAGCATCTCACCGCTAGCTAG